In Mesorhizobium sp. 113-3-3, a genomic segment contains:
- a CDS encoding Lrp/AsnC family transcriptional regulator, producing MLSEAEYALLSLLRSNARASTAELARQLGVSRTTVQSRIERLEQRGIISGYGVKLSADYEQGLVRAHVLLTVTPKLADKVVRALQALPPVRTLHSVSGNFDMIVVVDAPSIRDLDALLDQIGAMDGVERTSSSIILSTRIDR from the coding sequence ATGCTCAGCGAAGCCGAATACGCCCTGCTTTCCCTGCTGCGCTCCAACGCCCGCGCCTCGACGGCCGAACTGGCGCGCCAGCTCGGCGTGTCGCGCACCACGGTGCAGAGCCGGATCGAGCGGCTGGAGCAGCGCGGCATCATATCGGGCTACGGCGTCAAGCTCTCCGCCGATTATGAGCAGGGGCTGGTCAGGGCGCATGTGCTGCTCACCGTAACGCCCAAACTCGCCGACAAGGTGGTGCGGGCGCTGCAGGCGCTGCCTCCCGTGCGGACGCTGCATTCCGTCAGCGGCAATTTCGACATGATCGTTGTCGTCGACGCGCCGTCGATCCGCGACCTCGACGCGCTGCTCGACCAGATCGGCGCCATGGATGGCGTGGAGCGGACCTCGTCGTCGATCATCCTGTCGACGCGGATCGATCGGTGA
- a CDS encoding DUF1344 domain-containing protein, whose product MKTSAIAAAMILAVVSSTGAFAKAATGTIASIDKKGDSITLSDGKTFVLPEGIEAETLKVGEKVMVTYSTKAGKLAASSIQPAK is encoded by the coding sequence ATGAAGACATCAGCTATCGCAGCCGCAATGATACTCGCCGTCGTATCCTCGACCGGTGCTTTCGCCAAGGCGGCCACCGGCACCATTGCCAGCATCGACAAGAAGGGCGACTCGATCACGCTTTCCGACGGCAAGACCTTCGTCCTGCCGGAAGGCATCGAAGCCGAGACGCTGAAGGTCGGCGAGAAGGTGATGGTGACCTATTCGACCAAGGCCGGCAAGCTGGCGGCATCGAGCATCCAGCCGGCTAAATAG
- a CDS encoding ABC transporter permease, giving the protein MMVLLWIRGVLARRFLRVAGAAAGIALTVALLAAMTLFLANAGASMTARAVSAVPIDWQVQVISGADPDLVGKALADAAPVKAVHRVRYADVAGFEARTGGTTQTTGPGQAVAFDNRYSSDFPAEIRPLSGTLDGALIAQQTAANLHVGPGDTVWVQRIGLPPAEVRIAGVVDLPDADALFQAVGLPPQATPQAPPDNVLILPQEAWRQLFDPQQKARPDTRLQLHVRLAHEALPPDPVTAYTFVTAAGHNLEARVAGQALVADNLGSRLGAVREDALYASVLFLFLGLPGVALAVALTFAVTASGAARRRTEQALLRVRGATTKAILLLSAAEAAVAAIAGTAIGMAAASLAAIIVPGLMAGLGVNVPTLLLVACFGLLVGFIAFLYPAWRDARWASVTTARRTVSRPSAPLWQRLWLDMLLLAAAGLFFWQSASTGYQIVLAPEGVAATAVDYKAFVSPALFWLGMALLTIRLSATIIARNGALLRMIVAPASGALAPVVSAALSRQAGRLTIGIAMTALAISFATSTAIFNTTYNAQARIDAELTNGSDVTVFGTADRPAGAHLAALASLPEAAAAEPMQHRFAYVGADLQDLYGIDPARIGRATGLSDAYFSGAGAAGTLALLAATPDGVLVSEETVQDFQLQQGDTINLRLIDARDHQYHPVAFRFIGVAREFPTAPKDSFLVANSAYVARMTGSDASEYVLMRARADPAALGRHAASVLTSDPSMKVADIGQAAHLIGSSLTAVDLGGLTTIELGFAVVMAAAAAGLMLALGFFERRRPFAILAAIGAKPPQLAAFLWSEGLLILIGGMTFGLLSGLLTAWMLVKLLTGVFDPPPEALSIPWLYLAVMLGLVAASVAVAVWSARPSAGQAAEQLRDL; this is encoded by the coding sequence ATGATGGTCCTGCTGTGGATTCGTGGAGTGCTCGCCCGCCGTTTCCTGCGCGTGGCCGGTGCCGCCGCCGGCATCGCGCTGACGGTCGCCCTGCTCGCGGCGATGACGCTCTTCCTCGCCAACGCCGGGGCATCGATGACCGCCCGAGCCGTGTCGGCGGTTCCAATTGACTGGCAGGTGCAGGTGATTTCCGGTGCCGATCCCGACCTCGTCGGCAAGGCGCTGGCGGATGCTGCTCCGGTCAAGGCCGTGCATCGGGTCCGCTATGCCGATGTCGCCGGCTTCGAGGCACGGACCGGCGGCACGACCCAGACCACGGGGCCTGGCCAGGCGGTTGCTTTCGACAACCGGTATTCCAGCGATTTCCCGGCAGAGATTCGCCCGCTTTCCGGCACCCTCGACGGCGCGCTGATTGCCCAGCAGACAGCCGCCAACCTCCATGTCGGTCCCGGCGACACGGTCTGGGTCCAGCGGATCGGTCTGCCGCCGGCGGAGGTCAGGATTGCCGGCGTGGTCGACCTTCCGGACGCCGACGCTTTGTTCCAGGCTGTCGGCCTGCCACCCCAGGCAACGCCACAGGCGCCACCCGACAATGTCCTCATCCTGCCGCAAGAAGCCTGGCGGCAATTGTTCGATCCGCAGCAGAAGGCGCGCCCCGACACCCGCCTGCAATTGCATGTGCGGCTTGCCCATGAGGCGCTGCCGCCGGATCCCGTCACGGCCTATACTTTTGTCACCGCCGCCGGGCACAATCTCGAGGCGCGGGTCGCCGGCCAGGCTCTGGTGGCCGACAATCTCGGTTCACGCCTCGGGGCGGTCCGCGAAGATGCGCTGTACGCCTCCGTCCTGTTCCTGTTTCTCGGGCTGCCCGGCGTCGCGCTGGCGGTTGCGCTTACCTTTGCCGTCACCGCGTCCGGCGCGGCACGCCGGCGCACGGAGCAGGCGCTGCTTCGCGTCCGTGGCGCGACGACCAAGGCCATCCTGTTGCTGTCCGCCGCGGAAGCCGCCGTCGCCGCCATCGCGGGCACCGCGATTGGCATGGCCGCGGCATCGCTGGCTGCCATCATCGTTCCAGGTCTCATGGCAGGGCTTGGCGTCAACGTGCCGACATTGCTGCTTGTCGCCTGCTTCGGGCTGCTGGTCGGGTTCATCGCCTTTCTCTACCCGGCCTGGCGGGACGCGCGCTGGGCGAGCGTGACCACGGCGCGGCGGACCGTGAGCCGGCCGAGCGCGCCGCTCTGGCAGCGCTTGTGGCTGGACATGCTGCTGCTCGCCGCGGCGGGATTGTTCTTCTGGCAATCGGCGAGCACCGGATACCAGATCGTGCTTGCGCCCGAAGGCGTGGCGGCGACAGCGGTGGACTACAAGGCATTCGTCTCGCCGGCCTTGTTCTGGCTTGGCATGGCGTTGCTGACGATCAGGCTGTCGGCCACGATCATCGCACGCAATGGCGCGCTCCTGCGCATGATTGTCGCCCCGGCCTCGGGAGCACTGGCGCCCGTTGTATCGGCCGCCCTGTCGCGGCAAGCGGGGCGGCTGACGATCGGCATTGCGATGACCGCGCTGGCCATCTCCTTCGCCACGTCGACCGCCATCTTCAACACCACCTACAATGCCCAGGCGCGCATCGACGCCGAGCTGACGAACGGCTCCGACGTCACTGTCTTCGGCACGGCGGACAGACCGGCCGGAGCGCACCTTGCGGCGCTCGCCTCGCTGCCCGAAGCGGCGGCGGCCGAGCCCATGCAGCATCGCTTTGCCTATGTCGGCGCGGATCTGCAGGACCTTTATGGCATCGATCCCGCCCGCATCGGACGCGCCACCGGTCTTTCCGACGCCTATTTCAGTGGCGCCGGCGCCGCCGGCACGCTCGCCCTGCTTGCCGCGACACCGGACGGCGTCCTGGTGTCCGAAGAGACCGTGCAGGATTTCCAGCTCCAGCAGGGCGATACGATCAACCTGCGGCTCATCGATGCCAGGGATCACCAGTATCATCCCGTGGCCTTCAGGTTCATCGGCGTCGCCCGCGAATTTCCGACCGCGCCAAAGGATTCCTTCCTTGTCGCCAATTCGGCCTATGTGGCCCGGATGACCGGCTCCGATGCATCCGAATACGTGCTCATGCGAGCCAGGGCGGATCCTGCCGCGCTGGGGCGGCATGCTGCGTCTGTGCTCACGTCCGATCCGTCGATGAAGGTGGCCGATATCGGCCAGGCGGCGCATCTCATCGGCTCGAGCCTGACCGCGGTCGATCTCGGCGGATTGACGACAATCGAACTGGGCTTCGCGGTCGTCATGGCCGCGGCCGCCGCCGGGCTGATGCTGGCGCTGGGGTTCTTCGAGCGTCGCCGGCCTTTCGCCATCCTGGCCGCGATCGGCGCCAAACCGCCTCAGCTCGCGGCCTTCCTGTGGAGCGAAGGTCTGCTGATCCTCATTGGCGGCATGACGTTCGGCCTGCTTTCGGGCCTGCTGACGGCATGGATGCTGGTCAAGCTGTTGACCGGCGTTTTCGATCCGCCACCCGAAGCCCTGTCGATCCCCTGGCTCTATCTGGCGGTCATGCTCGGTCTCGTCGCCGCTTCGGTGGCCGTCGCCGTCTGGTCCGCCAGGCCATCGGCGGGACAGGCGGCGGAACAGCTGCGCGACTTGTGA
- a CDS encoding ABC transporter ATP-binding protein encodes MHALEAHEIYRFFHIGDDETAALRGVSFYVAAGEIVALVGPSGSGKSTLLACVTGLDEPDGGYVEVAGIRLTRRPEAHRTRIRAASFGILLQSGNLFGHLNVEQNLRLQMLLANKPDGRRMASLLESVGLAHRARAFPTELSGGETARAGLAVALAADPPILIADEPTAEVDSETESRLIAHFEARRDAGLATLLATHSKALAQRADRIVRLKDGRIVRG; translated from the coding sequence ATGCACGCGTTGGAAGCGCATGAGATCTATCGCTTCTTCCATATAGGCGACGACGAGACGGCCGCCTTGCGGGGCGTCAGTTTCTACGTGGCCGCCGGCGAGATCGTCGCCCTGGTCGGGCCTTCCGGCAGCGGCAAATCCACCTTGCTGGCCTGCGTGACCGGCCTCGACGAACCGGATGGCGGCTATGTCGAGGTGGCCGGCATCCGGCTCACCCGGCGACCGGAGGCGCATCGCACGCGCATTCGCGCCGCCAGCTTCGGCATTCTGCTGCAGTCGGGAAACCTGTTTGGCCATCTGAACGTCGAGCAGAACCTTCGATTGCAGATGCTGCTGGCCAACAAGCCGGACGGCCGGCGAATGGCCAGCCTGCTGGAAAGTGTCGGCCTTGCGCATCGCGCCCGCGCTTTTCCGACCGAGCTGTCCGGCGGCGAGACGGCGCGCGCCGGCCTTGCCGTGGCGCTGGCCGCCGACCCGCCGATCCTGATTGCCGACGAGCCGACCGCGGAGGTCGACAGCGAGACCGAATCCCGGCTGATCGCTCATTTCGAGGCGCGGCGCGACGCCGGGCTGGCGACGCTGCTGGCCACCCACAGCAAGGCGTTGGCGCAGAGGGCCGATCGCATCGTCAGGCTGAAGGACGGGAGGATCGTCCGTGGCTGA
- a CDS encoding sensor histidine kinase, whose amino-acid sequence MIGTWSRLLRSTPFRLALTFGFLFMLAFVLSGAIVYQMMSADLAERLDENIKETYSVVAATYAPNDLEDLVATIESHAKLSPKKEQLFSLTDPAGNHLAGNFTAAGLPDGFSAFDAVLPGVPPDTEYRAYSGSVGGNNLTVAFSLSETEELETVAMMSFGWATLIITGLAVAGGALLASRVQRRLDGIAATMVDVSHGRLDTRIPLTGTGDDIDIVSGQVNAALDRLSGLVDGMKQVSANIAHDLKTPLNRLQMILEGAADKATRHQDVSDDLADARAEGHQINETFDALLRIAQIEAGARKARFTDLDLGEVLEIIAEIYTDVAEDDGKSLVSTQLRETADPIHGDRELLTQMYANLVENALRHCPPGTTIKLSVTRQGERVLATVADNGPGIAADEREKVFQRLYRLDHSRSTPGNGLGLSLVRAIADLHGASIALDDCQPGLAVVVSFPLVRSPAS is encoded by the coding sequence ATGATCGGGACCTGGTCTCGCCTGCTGCGCAGCACGCCGTTCCGGCTCGCCCTGACATTCGGCTTCCTGTTCATGCTGGCCTTCGTGCTGTCGGGCGCCATCGTCTACCAGATGATGAGCGCCGATCTTGCCGAACGGCTCGACGAGAACATCAAGGAAACCTATTCGGTCGTCGCCGCCACCTATGCCCCGAACGATCTGGAGGACCTTGTCGCCACGATCGAAAGCCATGCGAAGCTCAGCCCGAAGAAAGAACAGCTGTTTTCGCTGACCGACCCGGCCGGAAACCACCTGGCCGGCAATTTCACCGCCGCCGGGCTTCCCGACGGGTTCTCGGCGTTCGACGCCGTGTTGCCAGGCGTGCCTCCGGATACGGAGTATCGCGCCTATTCCGGTTCGGTCGGCGGCAACAATCTGACGGTCGCCTTCAGTCTCTCCGAAACGGAGGAGCTGGAAACCGTGGCGATGATGAGCTTCGGCTGGGCAACCCTGATCATCACCGGCTTGGCGGTCGCCGGCGGCGCGCTGCTTGCCTCGCGTGTCCAGCGCCGTCTCGACGGCATTGCCGCCACCATGGTCGATGTCTCGCATGGCCGGCTCGATACCCGCATTCCGTTGACCGGCACGGGTGACGACATCGACATCGTCTCCGGCCAGGTCAACGCGGCGCTCGATCGCCTGTCGGGCCTGGTGGACGGCATGAAGCAGGTCAGCGCCAACATCGCGCACGATCTGAAGACGCCGCTCAACCGGCTGCAGATGATCCTGGAGGGCGCCGCCGACAAGGCAACGCGGCATCAGGACGTCTCCGATGATCTGGCCGACGCACGTGCGGAGGGTCACCAGATCAACGAGACCTTCGATGCGCTGTTGCGCATCGCCCAGATCGAGGCCGGCGCCCGCAAGGCGCGGTTCACCGATCTCGATCTCGGCGAGGTGCTGGAAATCATAGCCGAGATCTACACCGACGTTGCCGAGGACGACGGAAAGTCGTTGGTGTCGACGCAACTGCGTGAAACGGCAGACCCGATTCATGGCGACCGGGAACTGTTGACGCAGATGTATGCCAATCTGGTCGAGAATGCGCTGCGCCATTGCCCGCCCGGCACGACCATCAAACTGTCGGTGACGCGCCAGGGCGAGCGTGTCCTTGCCACTGTCGCCGACAACGGACCCGGCATTGCCGCCGACGAGCGCGAAAAAGTGTTTCAGCGGCTCTACCGGCTGGACCACAGCCGATCGACGCCGGGCAACGGCCTTGGGCTGAGCCTGGTGCGGGCCATCGCCGATCTGCATGGCGCATCCATCGCCCTTGACGATTGTCAGCCTGGCCTCGCCGTGGTGGTGAGCTTTCCGCTGGTGAGATCGCCGGCGTCATAG
- a CDS encoding winged helix-turn-helix domain-containing protein, translating into MRLLLVEDDHKTADYIVRGLTEAGHVCDLLRNGHDALFAATSGSYDVIIADRMIPGLDGLSMIKAVRAAGVRTPAIFLTSIGGIDDRVEGLEAGGDDYLVKPFAFSELLARINALGRRPAAQEQKTVLRVADLEMDLIMRRVTRHGQPIDLQPREFSLLEVLMRGEGRVITRTMLLERVWDFHFDPKTSVVETHISRLRAKVDKPFEAQLIHTIRNTGYSLHAPLAP; encoded by the coding sequence ATGCGACTTCTTCTTGTCGAAGACGACCACAAGACAGCGGACTATATCGTCAGGGGACTGACCGAGGCCGGCCATGTCTGCGACCTCCTGCGCAACGGCCATGACGCGCTTTTCGCCGCCACCAGCGGCAGCTATGACGTGATCATCGCCGACCGCATGATCCCGGGTCTCGATGGTCTGTCGATGATCAAGGCGGTGCGCGCGGCCGGCGTGCGCACGCCGGCGATCTTCCTCACCTCGATCGGCGGCATCGACGATCGCGTCGAGGGTCTGGAGGCCGGCGGCGACGACTATCTGGTCAAGCCCTTCGCCTTTTCCGAGCTGCTTGCCCGCATCAATGCGCTCGGCCGCCGGCCGGCGGCGCAGGAGCAGAAGACGGTGCTGCGGGTCGCCGACCTCGAGATGGACCTCATCATGCGGCGCGTCACGCGTCACGGCCAGCCGATCGACCTGCAGCCGCGCGAATTCAGCCTGCTCGAGGTGCTGATGCGCGGCGAAGGCCGCGTCATCACCCGCACCATGCTTCTGGAGCGCGTCTGGGACTTTCATTTCGACCCCAAGACCAGCGTGGTCGAGACCCATATCAGCCGGCTGCGGGCCAAGGTCGACAAGCCGTTCGAGGCCCAGCTCATCCACACCATCCGCAACACCGGCTACAGCCTGCACGCGCCGCTTGCGCCATGA
- a CDS encoding COG4705 family protein: MLPTNKQPAVQSLNRVPEVTLDFWLIKLMAVTMGETAADYLAVNLGLGLTVTSLIMTGVLIVALGLQFAQKRYVPWAYWLAVVLISVVGTLITDNLVDTFGVRLQTTTIAFSVALVATFAVWYASERTLSIHTIFTTRREIFYWLAILFTFSLGTAAGDLVAESFDMGYLTSGLMFGGVIALIALAYYLIHLDAILAFWLAYILTRPLGASFGDLLSQPVEYGGLGFGTTFTSLIFLACIAALVLYMTLKKTADDADEILLESD, from the coding sequence ATGCTCCCAACCAACAAGCAGCCTGCCGTACAGAGCCTGAACAGGGTTCCGGAGGTTACGCTCGACTTCTGGCTGATCAAGCTGATGGCGGTCACCATGGGCGAGACGGCGGCCGACTATCTCGCCGTCAATCTCGGGCTCGGGCTGACCGTCACCTCGCTGATCATGACCGGCGTGCTGATCGTCGCCCTTGGCCTGCAGTTCGCGCAGAAGCGCTACGTGCCCTGGGCCTACTGGCTGGCGGTGGTGCTGATCAGCGTCGTCGGCACCTTGATCACCGACAACCTCGTCGACACGTTCGGCGTGCGCCTGCAGACGACGACGATTGCCTTCTCGGTCGCGCTCGTGGCCACCTTCGCGGTCTGGTACGCCAGCGAAAGAACGCTGTCGATCCACACCATCTTCACCACCCGGCGCGAGATCTTCTACTGGCTGGCGATCCTGTTCACCTTCTCGCTCGGCACCGCCGCCGGCGATCTCGTCGCCGAGAGCTTCGACATGGGCTATCTCACCTCGGGCCTCATGTTCGGCGGCGTCATCGCGCTGATCGCGCTTGCCTATTATCTCATCCACCTCGACGCCATCCTGGCCTTCTGGCTGGCCTACATCCTGACGCGCCCGCTCGGCGCCTCTTTCGGCGATCTTCTGTCGCAGCCGGTCGAATATGGCGGCCTCGGTTTCGGCACCACCTTCACCAGCCTGATCTTCCTGGCCTGCATCGCGGCACTTGTTCTCTACATGACACTGAAGAAGACCGCCGACGATGCCGACGAGATCCTGCTGGAGTCGGATTAG
- a CDS encoding methyltransferase family protein: MTYASLKPVSQAFVQRKRLIFVRAAAVLAVLLLFLTKPALSEGSNGHETLEFLGFCLVLACVAGRLWSILYVGGKKNEELVSTGPFSMSQNPLYFFSTVGAVGIGLLYGSLVAAAVLGVASFLIFRVTARKEAEYLLGKFGPAYTAYIKATPRFWPNPLLYRDDDQLQFSTRALKRTFFDGLYFLAIFPAIELIEYFRETGLLFPAFVTLY, encoded by the coding sequence ATGACCTACGCGTCCCTCAAGCCGGTTTCACAGGCCTTCGTGCAGCGCAAGCGGCTGATCTTCGTGCGGGCTGCGGCAGTGCTGGCGGTGCTGCTTTTGTTTCTCACCAAGCCGGCGCTCAGCGAAGGCTCGAACGGGCACGAAACGCTCGAATTCCTGGGCTTCTGCCTGGTGCTTGCCTGCGTTGCCGGCCGGCTGTGGAGCATCCTCTATGTCGGCGGCAAGAAGAACGAGGAGCTGGTTTCGACGGGACCGTTCTCGATGAGCCAGAACCCGCTCTATTTCTTCTCGACGGTCGGCGCGGTCGGCATCGGTCTGCTCTACGGCTCACTGGTGGCGGCGGCCGTGCTTGGCGTCGCCAGCTTTCTCATCTTCCGTGTCACGGCGCGCAAGGAGGCCGAGTATCTGCTTGGCAAGTTCGGCCCGGCCTACACCGCCTATATCAAGGCGACGCCCCGCTTCTGGCCGAACCCGCTGCTCTACCGCGACGACGACCAGCTGCAGTTTTCGACGCGCGCGCTCAAGCGCACCTTCTTTGACGGGCTCTATTTCCTCGCCATCTTCCCGGCCATCGAGCTGATCGAGTATTTCCGGGAGACGGGCCTGCTGTTCCCGGCGTTCGTCACGCTGTACTGA
- a CDS encoding peptidase C39 family protein: MFTTEHAAAWAELIAAAPAEIGDRLAALRKIAGVTGVAHCGEGRPEAIVVGQRRPAAAMMRIALFWTAANISAGARLLEALEKEALAQDVLCLRADEDTVRHIGGQWERRDGFLQRWIGIEPVRRRSQVPPSWPQTAGFTCGPSALAMAMAGLDPALLPDRALEVELWREATTIIGPSGPGGCDPYGLALAAHRRGLRVEIFMSSAEPIFLDRASSEERRGLMSFVQAGFRREAEAASLPIEARAFAVEEIGQALDRGFSALVLIDHAPMMGDTCPHWVLVHGHGDGVYFVNDPWIEPDRLEQPMDVVDLPVRAAELDRMAWYGNPAYRAAVLIGR, from the coding sequence GTGTTCACCACCGAACACGCGGCCGCCTGGGCCGAGCTGATTGCGGCGGCGCCGGCCGAGATCGGCGATCGCCTGGCGGCGTTGCGGAAGATCGCCGGGGTTACCGGCGTGGCGCATTGCGGCGAGGGCCGCCCGGAGGCGATCGTGGTCGGGCAGCGCCGGCCGGCTGCGGCGATGATGCGCATCGCCCTGTTCTGGACTGCCGCGAACATCAGCGCCGGCGCGCGCCTGCTCGAGGCGCTGGAGAAGGAAGCGCTCGCGCAAGACGTGCTCTGCCTGCGCGCCGACGAAGACACGGTGCGGCACATTGGCGGCCAGTGGGAGCGCCGCGATGGCTTCCTGCAGCGCTGGATCGGCATCGAACCAGTCCGCCGGCGCAGTCAGGTTCCGCCGTCCTGGCCGCAGACGGCCGGTTTTACCTGTGGGCCGTCAGCGCTGGCCATGGCAATGGCCGGGCTCGATCCGGCCTTGCTGCCGGACCGGGCGCTGGAGGTCGAGCTCTGGCGCGAGGCGACCACCATCATCGGCCCAAGCGGGCCGGGCGGCTGCGACCCCTACGGCCTGGCGCTGGCGGCGCACCGGCGCGGGCTGCGGGTCGAAATCTTCATGAGCAGCGCCGAACCGATCTTCCTCGACCGCGCCAGTTCGGAGGAAAGGCGCGGGCTGATGAGCTTCGTCCAGGCCGGCTTCAGGCGCGAGGCCGAAGCCGCGTCATTGCCGATCGAGGCACGCGCCTTTGCCGTCGAAGAGATCGGCCAGGCGCTCGACCGCGGCTTCTCGGCGCTGGTGCTGATCGACCATGCGCCGATGATGGGCGACACGTGCCCGCACTGGGTGCTCGTCCACGGCCATGGCGACGGGGTCTATTTCGTCAATGACCCCTGGATCGAGCCTGACCGGCTTGAACAGCCTATGGACGTCGTCGACCTCCCGGTCAGGGCGGCGGAGCTCGACCGAATGGCCTGGTACGGCAACCCGGCGTATCGGGCGGCGGTGCTGATCGGGCGATAA
- a CDS encoding RidA family protein encodes MPKQTFGASHVPLSPAVRAGDFVYVSGQVPVGSDGIVVKGGITEQTEQVLANVKAALALAGCTLDDVVKTTVWLEDARDFGAFNAVYARHFPKNPPARTTVESRLMIDIKIEVEAVAYRPV; translated from the coding sequence GTGCCCAAGCAGACTTTTGGAGCATCCCACGTGCCGCTGTCGCCCGCCGTGCGGGCCGGCGACTTCGTCTATGTCTCGGGCCAGGTTCCGGTCGGCAGCGACGGCATCGTGGTCAAGGGCGGCATCACGGAACAGACCGAGCAGGTGCTCGCCAATGTGAAAGCGGCGCTGGCCTTGGCCGGGTGCACCCTGGACGATGTGGTGAAAACCACCGTCTGGCTGGAAGACGCGCGCGATTTCGGCGCCTTCAACGCGGTTTACGCCAGGCATTTCCCAAAAAATCCGCCGGCGCGCACCACGGTCGAATCGCGGCTGATGATCGACATCAAGATCGAGGTCGAGGCCGTCGCCTATCGGCCGGTCTGA
- a CDS encoding amidohydrolase/deacetylase family metallohydrolase — translation MQFDLLLKGGRLIDPASGIDAPRDVAIANGRVAAIDADIPADRAAQVVDATGCIVAPGLVDLHSHVYWGGTSLGVDADRLAAKSGTTTFIDAGSAGAGNFLGFRRHVMERSRVRILAYVNISFAGIFGFSQSVSVGECSDLRLCEPREVVAAAREHADVVVGVKVRSGKHAGGTSGIAPVDLALEAADKAGLPLMAHIDEPPPGRSEVLPRLRRGDILTHCFRPFPNAPVFASGAVRPDMRLARERGVIFDLGHGMGSFDFDVARAMLAEGLAPDVISSDVHLYCVDGPAFDILVCMSKLMALGMPLVEVLRAATQAPARAIARPDLGTLAVGTVGDVTVLRQRPGRFTFVDAVGAALVADQRLVSEGIVIGGTWWPNEAVNDVGETERFEAHAAHTHVEVAARHFGHRHE, via the coding sequence ATGCAATTCGACCTCCTGCTGAAGGGCGGACGGCTGATCGATCCGGCGTCCGGCATCGATGCGCCGCGCGATGTCGCCATCGCCAATGGCCGGGTCGCCGCGATCGATGCCGACATCCCGGCGGATCGCGCCGCGCAGGTCGTCGACGCGACCGGCTGCATCGTCGCGCCCGGGCTGGTCGACCTGCACAGCCACGTCTATTGGGGCGGCACCTCGCTCGGCGTCGATGCCGACAGGCTCGCGGCCAAAAGCGGCACCACCACCTTCATCGATGCGGGCAGTGCGGGCGCCGGCAATTTCCTCGGCTTCCGCCGCCACGTCATGGAGCGGTCCAGGGTGCGCATCCTGGCCTATGTCAACATTTCCTTTGCCGGCATCTTCGGCTTCTCGCAGTCGGTGTCGGTCGGCGAGTGCAGCGATCTCAGGCTTTGCGAGCCGCGTGAGGTGGTCGCCGCCGCGCGCGAACATGCCGATGTCGTGGTCGGCGTGAAGGTCCGCTCCGGCAAGCATGCCGGCGGCACCAGCGGCATCGCGCCGGTGGACCTGGCGCTGGAGGCCGCCGACAAAGCCGGCCTGCCGCTGATGGCGCATATTGACGAGCCGCCGCCCGGCCGCTCGGAAGTGCTGCCGCGGCTGCGACGCGGCGACATCCTCACCCATTGCTTCCGGCCGTTTCCCAACGCGCCGGTCTTCGCCTCGGGCGCGGTGCGGCCGGACATGCGGCTGGCGCGCGAACGCGGCGTCATCTTCGACCTCGGCCATGGCATGGGTTCGTTCGACTTCGACGTGGCGCGCGCCATGCTGGCCGAGGGGCTGGCGCCGGATGTCATCTCGAGCGACGTGCATCTCTACTGCGTCGACGGGCCTGCCTTCGACATACTGGTCTGCATGTCGAAGCTGATGGCGCTCGGCATGCCGCTGGTCGAGGTGCTGCGCGCGGCGACGCAAGCACCGGCGCGGGCGATCGCCAGGCCGGACCTCGGCACGCTGGCGGTCGGCACCGTCGGCGATGTCACTGTCCTTCGCCAGCGGCCGGGCCGTTTCACCTTCGTCGACGCGGTGGGTGCTGCGCTGGTCGCCGACCAGCGGCTGGTGTCGGAAGGCATCGTCATCGGCGGCACCTGGTGGCCGAACGAGGCGGTCAACGATGTCGGCGAGACCGAGCGTTTCGAGGCGCATGCCGCCCATACGCATGTCGAGGTGGCGGCCCGGCACTTCGGGCACCGGCATGAGTGA